Within the Streptomyces sp. R41 genome, the region GTCCGCCGCGCTTCTCGCCCTTCTCGGTGAAGCAGATCGACGAGGCCTCGAACACGATCGAGTTCTACGTCCACACCGAGGACGTGCGGCGCGCACAGCCCGACTGGACGCCGCGCGAGCTGGACCCGGTCTTCCAGGACGCCCTGTGGTCCCGGCTGGAGCGCACGGCCCGGCTGACCGGCCGCGGGGCGCCGACGGGCCTGGTGCTGCGCCGCCCGGACGGCCAGACGGCGGTCGCGCACAAGGGCACGCCGGTCGTGACGGCGACCGGCGAGCCCTCGGAGCTGCTGCTGTTCGCGTACGGGCGGCAGAAGGCGGCCGACGTGGAGCTGGCGGGCGACGAGGACGCGATCGCCAAGCTGCAGGAGGCGAAGCAGCTGGGGATCTGAGCGGCCGGCTCAGCGGGGCAGTTCGGCGCGGCGCAGGTCGCGGACGCACAGGGCGAGGACCCCGCCGAGGCCGCAGACCGCGGCGCTGGTGACGAAGACGGGCCCGGTGCCCCACCAGCCGATCGCGGCGGCGGTCAGCGGCATGCTGAGCGGGGCGAGACCCAGGCTGACGATGCCGGAGACGGCGCTGACCCGGCCCAGGTAGGCGGGGTCCGCCTGGGTCTGCAGCAGCGCGCCGCACAGCGCACCGCTGAGCCCGGCGAACAGCCCGATGAGCAGGGCGACCCCGATGGCCGCTGCGACGTTCGGTACGAAGGCGAGCGCGCCGATCGCGACCGAGCCCGCCAGGATCGCCACCGCGGCCAGATGTCCCGCGTGCGGCAGCCGCCCCCGCACGGTCAGCAGCAGCGCGGCGGTCCCCGCGCCGGCCCCGAACCCGGCGAGCACGCAGCCCATCCCGGACGCGCCCCAGCCACGCTGATCGGCCAAAAGGGTCAGGCCCACATTCAGCGGCCCGACGAATCCGAGGTCGCCGAGCGCGATGGCGGCGATGAGCGGGGCGAGGACGCGGTGGCGCCGGATGTAGCGCAGGCCTTCGCGGAGGTCCCGCCAGGCGGTGGGCCGTGCGGGCTGACCCTGCGCGGCTGGCGCACCATCGTCGGCGGCGGCCACGCGCGCGTGGCCCGTGTCGGCAGCCACGCGTGCGTGTCCCGTGTCCGCCGGGGCACCTGCCCCGCCTGCCCCGTTCACGTCGTCAGTGGGCAGCTCCCGCATCCGTACGGAGATCAGCAGCGGCACCGACACGGCGATCAGCATCCCCGCGAGCCCGAAGGCCGCCGCCGCGCCGCCGAGCGCCACACCGAGACCGCCGAGCGGTGCGCCGACCACGTTGGCGAAGCGGATCGCGAGGCCCCGCATGCCCTGGACGCGGGCGAGTTGTTCCCGGCTCGTGATGCGGGCCGGCAGGGCACCCACGGCGGGCATGAAGACGGCGTCGACGGTGCCGAAGACGACGGCGAGCAGGGCCAGCAGCCACAGACTCGGGCTGGTCGCGAACAGCAGCGCGGCCAGCGCGAGCACGGCGGCGCAACGCACGGTGTCACTGCCGATGACGACCTTCCGCGGCCCGAACCGGTCGGCGACCACACCTCCGCCGAGCATCAACAGCGCCCGGGGAACGGCGCTCACGGTCATCACGAGCCCTGCCTGCGTGGGCGTTCCGGACTGCACAGCCGCCCAGGACAGCGCGATGTAGCAGACGTTGTCGCCGATCATCGACGAGGCGTAGGCACCGAGCCAGCGCAGGACGTTGCCGTCGCGGTGGGCGGGTCTGCCGGTGGTGGCGGGAGCCGGGGGAATGACGTTCGTGGTCACGGAGCCAGGTCCTCTCAGACGCTCAATCAGGCGCGGAACGGGAAGCCGTACAGGTGCAGCGCGACGTTCTCGCGCCCTTCGGTGTCACCGGCCGCTTCGTCGGCGCGGCCCTTGTCGTCGTACTTCTTGATGACCGTGAGCAACTCGTCCTTGAGCGCGTCGAGTTCGGCGGCCGTCAGACGGAGCGTGGCCTCCGAGTCGGCGGCGGCGTCGTTCCACTCCGTGGGCCAGGTGGCGCGCTCGTCGAGGTAGCGCCGGTAGAGGTCGCCGCGCTGCTCGTGGAAGAGCCGGGTGAAGGCCAGGTGCGCGGCCTCCTTCTCGGGCGCGTCCCGGAAGTCCACGCCCCGGACACTCACGCCGTCCGAGGCGGGCTCCCACCAGCGCTCCCTGCCGTCCCCGCTGCGCGGCTCGGCCTCCTCGATCAGCCCGTGCTCGGCGAGCTTGCGCAGGTGGTAGCTGACCAGCGAGGGCGCCTCGTCGACCTGTTCGCCCAACTGGGACGCGGTCGCGGCGCCGGTCACGATCAACGCCCGATACAGCTTCATCCGCAGCGGATGTCCCAGAGCCTTGAGCGTGCCCACATCCGTGATGCGGCGGTTCTCCTTGCTTGCCATGCCCTGACCTTAGATGCGAAAGAAAAGTTGCGCAACTAAAATTGCGCAACTTCCCTTTCTCATCTGGACGGTGTCCGGACACAGCTGAGCCCCGGCCACCAAGTGACCGGGGCTCAAAGGCAGCTGACCTCAGCGAACGGGATGCCCCGCCCCCCGCAACGTCTCCTTCACCTCACCGATCCGCAGATCCCCGAAGTGGAAGACGGACGCTGCGAGCACCGCGTCGGCGCCCGCGGCGATGGCCGGCGGGAAGTCGGCGAGCCGCCCCGCGCCGCCGCTGGCGATCAGCGGCACGGTGACGTGCTTGCGTACGGCCTCGATCATCTCGATGTCGTACCCGTCCTTCGTGCCGTCCGCGTCCATCGAGTTGAGCAGGATCTCCCCCGCGCCCAGCTCGGCGGCCCGGTGCGCCCACTCGACGGCGTCGATGCCGGTGCCCTTGCGCCCGCCGTGGGTGGTGACCTCGAAGGAGCCGCTCTCGGTACGCCGGGCATCCACCGACAGCACCAGCACCTGCCGCCCGAACCGCTCCGCGATCTCACGGATGAGATCCGGCCGGGCGATCGCGGCGGTGTTGACCCCGACCTTGTCGGCGCCCGCCCGCAGCAGCTTGTCCACGTCCTCCGCGGTGCGCACGCCGCCGCCCACGGTCAGCGGGATGAAGACCTGCTCGGCCGTGCGGCGCACCACGTCGTAGGTGGTCTCGCGATTGCCGGAGGACGCCGTGATGTCCAGGAACGTCAGCTCGTCGGCGCCCTCGGCGTCGTACACCTTGGCCATCTCGACGGGGTCGCCCGCGTCGCGCAGGTTCTGGAAGTTGACGCCCTTGACGACCCGGCCGTTGTCCACGTCCAGGCAGGGGATGACTCGTACGGCGAGGGTCATGACTGCACTCCTCGGAACGCCTCCACCTCGACCTCGACGACCAGACGCGGGTCCACGAGGCCGGAGACGATGATCATGGATGCGGCGGGACGGACGGCGTCGAACAGCTCCTTGTGGGCGCGTCCGACATCCTCCACGTCCCGGGCATGGGTGATGTACATGCGTGTACGGACGACGTCGTCGCGGCCGAGGCCGAGCTGCTCCAGCGCGGCGAACGCGGCGTTGAAGGAGTTGACCGCCTGTTCGTACGGGTCGCCGGGGGCGATCTGGCCGTCGATCACGGAGGTGCAGCCGGCGACCAGCACCAGGCCGTTCGGCAGCTCCACCGCGCGGGAGTAGCCGAAGGCCTCCTCCCAGGGCGCGCCGGTCGTGACGCGTCGCACGTCGCTCACTTGGCTACCGCCTCCAGGGCCTCTTCCAGTGTGAACGCCTTGGCGTACAGGGCCTTTCCGACGATGGAGCCCTCGACACCGAGGGGCACCAGCTCGGCGATGGCGCGCAGGTCGTCCAGCGAGGACACCCCGCCCGACGCCACCACCGGGCGGTCCGTCGCCGCGCAGACGTTGCGCAGCAGTTCCAGGTTCGGTCCCTGGAGCGTGCCGTCCTTGGCGATGTCCGTGACGACGTACCGCGCGCAGCCCTCCTTGTTGAGACGCTCCAGCGTCTCGTAGAGGTCACCGCCGTCGCGCGTCCAGCCGCGGCCGCGCAGCGTCGTGCCGCGTACATCGAGGCCGACCGCGATCTTGTCGCCGTGCTCGGCGATGACCTTGGCGACCCACTCGGGCGTCTCCAGGGCGGCGGTGCCGAGGTTCACACGGGTGCAGCCGGTGGCGAGGGCGGCGGCGAGCGTGTCGTCGTCACGGATACCGCCGGACAGCTCCACCTTGATGTCCATCGCCTTCGCGACCTCGGCGATCAGCGCCCGGTTGTCACCGGTGCCGAACGCGGCGTCCAGGTCGACGAGATGCAGCCACTCGGCACCCGCACTCTGCCAGGCGAGAGCGGCCTCGAGGGGAGAGCCGTAGGACGTCTCGGTCCCGGACTCGCCGTGGACGAGGCGGACGGCCTGGCCGTCGCGGACGTCGACGGCGGGGAGGAGTTCGAGCTTCGAAGCCATCAGAGGGTTCCGATCCAGTTGTTCAGCAGCTGCGCTCCGGCGTCGCCGGACTTCTCGGGGTGGAACTGCGTGGCCCACAGGGCGC harbors:
- the priA gene encoding bifunctional 1-(5-phosphoribosyl)-5-((5-phosphoribosylamino)methylideneamino)imidazole-4-carboxamide isomerase/phosphoribosylanthranilate isomerase PriA; amino-acid sequence: MASKLELLPAVDVRDGQAVRLVHGESGTETSYGSPLEAALAWQSAGAEWLHLVDLDAAFGTGDNRALIAEVAKAMDIKVELSGGIRDDDTLAAALATGCTRVNLGTAALETPEWVAKVIAEHGDKIAVGLDVRGTTLRGRGWTRDGGDLYETLERLNKEGCARYVVTDIAKDGTLQGPNLELLRNVCAATDRPVVASGGVSSLDDLRAIAELVPLGVEGSIVGKALYAKAFTLEEALEAVAK
- the hisF gene encoding imidazole glycerol phosphate synthase subunit HisF, translated to MTLAVRVIPCLDVDNGRVVKGVNFQNLRDAGDPVEMAKVYDAEGADELTFLDITASSGNRETTYDVVRRTAEQVFIPLTVGGGVRTAEDVDKLLRAGADKVGVNTAAIARPDLIREIAERFGRQVLVLSVDARRTESGSFEVTTHGGRKGTGIDAVEWAHRAAELGAGEILLNSMDADGTKDGYDIEMIEAVRKHVTVPLIASGGAGRLADFPPAIAAGADAVLAASVFHFGDLRIGEVKETLRGAGHPVR
- a CDS encoding RidA family protein, whose amino-acid sequence is MSDVRRVTTGAPWEEAFGYSRAVELPNGLVLVAGCTSVIDGQIAPGDPYEQAVNSFNAAFAALEQLGLGRDDVVRTRMYITHARDVEDVGRAHKELFDAVRPAASMIIVSGLVDPRLVVEVEVEAFRGVQS
- a CDS encoding MFS transporter encodes the protein MTTNVIPPAPATTGRPAHRDGNVLRWLGAYASSMIGDNVCYIALSWAAVQSGTPTQAGLVMTVSAVPRALLMLGGGVVADRFGPRKVVIGSDTVRCAAVLALAALLFATSPSLWLLALLAVVFGTVDAVFMPAVGALPARITSREQLARVQGMRGLAIRFANVVGAPLGGLGVALGGAAAAFGLAGMLIAVSVPLLISVRMRELPTDDVNGAGGAGAPADTGHARVAADTGHARVAAADDGAPAAQGQPARPTAWRDLREGLRYIRRHRVLAPLIAAIALGDLGFVGPLNVGLTLLADQRGWGASGMGCVLAGFGAGAGTAALLLTVRGRLPHAGHLAAVAILAGSVAIGALAFVPNVAAAIGVALLIGLFAGLSGALCGALLQTQADPAYLGRVSAVSGIVSLGLAPLSMPLTAAAIGWWGTGPVFVTSAAVCGLGGVLALCVRDLRRAELPR
- a CDS encoding TIGR03085 family metal-binding protein, giving the protein MSTHAKRERLLLADLLEAVGPDAPTLCEGWNTRDLAAHVVVRERRADAAGGILIKQLAPRLERVMAEFAEKPYEELIQLIRTGPPRFSPFSVKQIDEASNTIEFYVHTEDVRRAQPDWTPRELDPVFQDALWSRLERTARLTGRGAPTGLVLRRPDGQTAVAHKGTPVVTATGEPSELLLFAYGRQKAADVELAGDEDAIAKLQEAKQLGI
- a CDS encoding helix-turn-helix domain-containing protein — protein: MASKENRRITDVGTLKALGHPLRMKLYRALIVTGAATASQLGEQVDEAPSLVSYHLRKLAEHGLIEEAEPRSGDGRERWWEPASDGVSVRGVDFRDAPEKEAAHLAFTRLFHEQRGDLYRRYLDERATWPTEWNDAAADSEATLRLTAAELDALKDELLTVIKKYDDKGRADEAAGDTEGRENVALHLYGFPFRA